A stretch of the Streptomyces venezuelae genome encodes the following:
- a CDS encoding ABC-three component system middle component 2: MEAHRPVLMPEDQVTFRLAQLLLLLDTVAGQDARGASLERLGYYDFLSANPFLVVASDGREASLLRLAGFDPQVLSYASSSQRFTSRRERIQHDLALLVAYGCCEVHNRNGAFVYSISNRGRELGARFTATYAASFTTAASIVVRHLRKLSDKALREQTARWLRPDGEGGPGAALLSVLGPGPQASDMPWEG; the protein is encoded by the coding sequence GTGGAAGCACACCGGCCGGTGTTGATGCCGGAAGATCAGGTGACGTTCCGGCTCGCTCAGCTGCTGCTTCTGCTCGACACCGTCGCCGGGCAGGACGCAAGGGGGGCCAGTCTGGAGCGTCTGGGCTACTACGACTTCCTGTCAGCGAACCCCTTCCTGGTCGTCGCTTCCGACGGCCGGGAGGCCAGTCTGTTGAGGCTGGCGGGGTTCGATCCGCAGGTACTCTCGTACGCGTCTTCCTCGCAACGCTTCACCAGTCGACGGGAGCGCATCCAGCACGACCTCGCGCTGCTCGTCGCGTACGGGTGCTGCGAGGTCCACAACCGCAACGGGGCCTTCGTCTACTCGATCAGCAACCGAGGCCGGGAACTCGGTGCGCGCTTCACCGCCACCTACGCTGCGTCGTTCACCACCGCGGCGTCCATCGTTGTGCGTCACCTCCGCAAGCTCAGCGACAAGGCACTGCGGGAGCAGACCGCGCGATGGCTGCGGCCGGACGGAGAGGGCGGGCCGGGAGCGGCGCTCCTCAGCGTTCTGGGCCCGGGACCGCAGGCATCTGACATGCCCTGGGAGGGGTGA
- a CDS encoding serine/threonine protein kinase: MPDSIAVPTGVQPISFDVHAIRGGSAGGARDDFESMVAQLAAATTPGVRSVAANPGDWGIDAFAGNLGGAITVWQSKYFMPATTKDHQQQIRKSLANALKAAAENGHTIASWILCIPSSMDGPTTAWWDKWKKAKENEHSLVIQLWDETGLRKKLLSPEADDVRRGFYETYMQAGPVPMEQLRLVLEVEEDKAAALGSALFIRQMTEAGHVELDSAKRQFFNADLVAREIAHKGVPGEVAALSSVDATLHGLWEMQFNECAAENTIPALHTRVWRDVRNEHDKLPKSLRLELVHSWGLVHRLVDNRKAGWVKNWRQIAAEHTDG, from the coding sequence GTGCCTGACTCGATAGCCGTGCCGACGGGTGTCCAGCCAATCAGCTTCGACGTGCACGCAATCCGCGGGGGAAGTGCCGGCGGAGCTCGCGACGACTTCGAGTCGATGGTCGCTCAGCTTGCAGCCGCGACGACCCCAGGTGTTCGGTCCGTCGCCGCCAACCCAGGCGACTGGGGTATCGACGCCTTCGCCGGAAACCTCGGTGGGGCGATCACGGTGTGGCAGTCGAAGTACTTCATGCCAGCCACCACGAAGGACCACCAGCAGCAGATCCGAAAGTCGCTGGCCAACGCGCTGAAGGCAGCTGCCGAGAATGGCCACACCATCGCCAGCTGGATTCTGTGCATCCCCTCCAGCATGGACGGCCCCACGACGGCGTGGTGGGACAAGTGGAAGAAGGCAAAGGAAAACGAGCACAGCCTCGTCATCCAGCTCTGGGACGAGACCGGCCTCCGCAAGAAGCTGCTCAGCCCCGAGGCCGATGACGTGCGTCGTGGTTTCTACGAGACTTACATGCAAGCTGGCCCCGTTCCCATGGAGCAGCTTCGGCTGGTACTCGAAGTCGAGGAGGACAAGGCAGCCGCTCTCGGCTCCGCCTTGTTCATCCGCCAGATGACCGAGGCCGGCCATGTGGAGCTGGACTCGGCCAAGCGTCAGTTCTTCAATGCCGATCTGGTGGCCCGTGAGATCGCGCACAAGGGCGTGCCAGGGGAGGTGGCGGCGCTCAGCTCGGTCGATGCGACCCTGCACGGATTGTGGGAGATGCAATTCAACGAGTGCGCCGCCGAGAACACCATCCCGGCTCTGCACACTCGGGTCTGGCGGGATGTACGCAACGAGCACGACAAACTGCCAAAGTCCCTGCGCCTGGAGCTTGTACACAGCTGGGGGCTGGTGCACCGGCTGGTGGACAACCGCAAAGCGGGCTGGGTCAAGAACTGGCGGCAGATCGCCGCCGAGCACACCGACGGCTGA
- a CDS encoding ATP-binding protein, whose protein sequence is MDEFGYLNLDRKGAKLLFQIFTEREERKATAVATNSPFTEWDKTFGDARLCAAIADRITFRCTLIQTGTESYRYQATQEALFSPN, encoded by the coding sequence ATCGACGAGTTCGGCTACCTCAACCTGGACCGTAAGGGCGCCAAGCTGCTGTTCCAGATCTTCACCGAGCGCGAGGAGCGCAAGGCCACCGCGGTCGCCACGAACTCGCCCTTCACCGAGTGGGACAAGACCTTCGGCGACGCCCGCCTCTGCGCGGCCATCGCCGACCGGATCACCTTCCGCTGCACCCTGATCCAGACCGGCACCGAGTCCTACCGTTACCAGGCCACCCAGGAAGCCCTCTTTTCCCCGAACTGA